CTGTAACGACCGGTAGGGTCATTAcaatgtgtcccatttcactccgaaacacacccaaaaccaaaaccaactatCCCGGCAAGTTACTTAACCACAATATTGCATAGAAAAAGCATAATTTAGGGGATTGAGGCTAAAATACTTAAAATGACCGGACGGGTCGTTACAGTATATAATCACTATTTTTACATATGTATCCAATTCTGTGCTTTGTCTAACAATCTTTGACGGTGCCTCATTATCGCTTATCGCCTCGGCATCTAACTTTCGCATATCATATTCTGTTTGTAGAACCAATTCACACGTGCTCAAATATTCTGCATATGCTCGAGTAAATACTCTGATGAAGTAGGAGGGTGTTTAACAAAAAAATTTAATTCCTGCATACAAACAGCACTAAAGTAAATACATATTTGAAATACAGATAAATACAACTAGGTTGTTATAGTACTTTCAGAGTATTCAGAATATGTGGTTTCTGACTTCAAATACAGATAAATACAAGTATATTTAAATACATTATTTGTATGTTATTCAAAATACAGTATAGATAAGATACAAAGCTTGAATCATCAGAATAGTTGATATAGTACTATTAGTGTATTCAAACTAGTTATTTTCTGAATTTAAATACAGataaatacaactatatacaCAACCAAAAAAATCCTGTACGAACTAAATTCATTGTATGAGGACAAATACCCAGATATCTCCAAAtgtataaaaaaatcaaaaaaatgagtctatgtatatataaaaaagacAAATTATGAAATACACAATATACATgtatgcaaaaataaaaaaatatatatatatcaccttctCCTTTCGTGTTTTCGAGCTAATTCCTTTAGCGACCTGATTTTCCTTGCTGGCAGAAGCAACATcgttaatttttcttcttttttccacaTTTATGTTGTGTGCCGAAACTTTAGAAACATCAGCAATTGTGGGGCTCTTTTCGAAATATTTCGCATCTTCAACTTGTTTCATAGGGTCATTGCTAGTTTGGTTCGCCTATCGGCTTCCATTATTGCTACAGAACCTGCAAATACAGCCTCCTCTTGAGTGATGTGCAAATCAAAAGATAACCTATTAAAATTGAGGGTTTTAGTGGGTATACCTAGTGTAACCCTCTTCGGCGTACTTAAATCAGCCATTAATGTCGAAAATTGAAGTTTCTTCTGAAAACCCTAACAATGCGAAAATTTAAAGgagagtaaaaagaaaaaaaatggcaGAGAAGTAAGAAACAGCTACCCAAAAGCTTTGCCAATTTGTGAGGAACCACGATTTTTAGGAGCAAAATTGTGGATTCATGGAGAGAAATTCGTGCTTGAATTTGATTTGAGAATCTTGCTGAGAGAGAGAAATCGGTGCTAACTGAAGGAGGAAAGAGAACGTACCTCTGGCGTATTTCATGCCTATACTGTAGTATATATAATAAATGTGTATTTTGCTATATAATATAAAAGGTAGatataagtaataatattttgaaagtgttttggtttataataaatatagTGCAATAGTTAGCTATAGGATGTAAAATTTCCGATTTAAGAAGGTCAATTGATGTATGAAGGGGAGAATGTCTATTTTTCATATAGTTAAAGtgaaagtttaatttttaaagaaagttaAGCGTCGTAAATAATTTTCACCCCACAAGAAACTAATGaagcattttattttattaattaaaaggtcaaataatgaatacaataaaataataagtttttaaatattaattattgaaACGCACGGTATTTTTCTAGTGGTTAAGAAAGCATTAACGTAGAACTAAACCTTTAGTAACTTAAAATTAGAATAAAACTTGAAAATTGCTTTTATAACTTAGACTATAAAATAAGATAATGCTTCTTTTATTAATCAATAAGCCATCCTATTCTTAATGTGCTAAAAACTTgcaatttaaaataaaacctcGGAGACTTGGAAAGAAGATTTATTGCACTCCTAAATCCTAATATTACcatacaagaaaataataaaagatttagcaattaaaagtaaaataataagcacaaggaaataataaaattttaaaaatcaatCATAACCTTTTAACAAAGACGACGCTCCAACTTTCTTGTGGTAATTAAAAGGCTCTTGCTGGATCTggagaattaaaaataaattgcAACCTGAGAAATTGAAGTAAAATCTCGAAAGGATATTTATTGCATTCCTAATGTCATCATACTCGAAAAAAATTTGTTAAATAATAAGAtcaaaaaataaacacaaaaataatGATATTTCCAATTATTAATTGTAATTACAACTTatgcaacatgaaatttacttacGAAGGGTAAACATTTCGTATTGAAGTTTCGTATTTTTGTAATATTATGAATTATAGATGTATATACTTATCTACTGATATTTGTAGTATATTCTTCTAATTTTTGTGTGGGGACTACTTTCGActccagaaaaaaaaaaaaaaaaatcaatttgtcCTCTTGTTAAATATACTATTTCATATTTGAGAATTTTTTAGTAGAGAGAAGTTTTCTCTAAAATTTAATACATATGCataaaaattatttaactttTGTTTTTAGCAAAGGATATTCAATCAACGCGCTAGGAgtaatatttaatatatacacACAGTATAATTTTTTAGCAAAAAATATTCAACTCATCATATACTGGTCGTCTTGCATGCGCATCCTCACGTGACCACTCCATTTGAATCCGTAgttgaaaataaaatgacagaatTGTTGGTTGCAATAACAATATTAGGCTATTCTTTTCTTCCCATTTTTAAGTTTCCCATTTATTCTCCTGGTATGTAGGAGTTGTTATGTGAATAACGGGGAAAGGAAGGTAATTAAAATGTAGAAGAACTATGGTGGTGTTATGGATTTTAGAAAAATATGCGAGCAACAAGAAGGTTGAAAATAGGATTGAAAAACTACGGTGGCCTTAAAAACTCTATACTTAAGTAATGTAAGACAAATGCTAAGTTGCATCTCAAATTCCATAGTACAGATTCTGATAAAGTCATTAATTTAATTTTGGATGAAATGCATTCCGTGCACTAAGCTGgtccaggggcggatttagggggaaGGGGGTTGACCCGACCCTTTTGTCGGAAAATTACACTATTCTTTatttctatatattatattttgaatacCCTTGACACAACCAGAAAACATAGCTCAGTATTAAGGGGGTTTAAAACCTTGTAAAGTCATTAGTTTAATTTCTTCTAGCCACaatctcttttaattttttaacttttttttttttaaccccATATCAGAAATCTTGCCTCCACCGCTGGGCTGGTCAAACAACTTTTGCTTCCGTATAATAGATTTATATACGACTTATTGTTTATGTGATTTGTATGTGTACAAGTATATATCAGACTTACATAACCATTTTTCCCCTTTTCTAAGCAGAGCAGATGCAAAACCACTAAGACAAATGTTCCACTTAGTGTGTAGCAGCCTGTAGGTCCATAGTTATCCACAAGTTTGTGGACGTGTTTAAGAGAAATCCCTCTAATGAAGGTGCAAACACAAACTAGGATTAAACAATACTTTTGTGAAACCATGTCAATGCTTTTGAAGAGTGAAATCAACTTGAAAGTTAGAAATAGAAAGTGACACTTGTATTCTGTTTTTTAACTCGAAAAACGGCATACAGTTTTGTGGGTTCGCCTTAGCTTTTTGGAGTCGGCATAAGCTCTGTTTTTGTCTTCCAAATTGGTGATATATTTCCTTACTCAATTGTAGGTTGGGTCGTACATATCTCTGTCACATAGTGGGGGGTTGAGGGGTCCTTGAGTTATGTAGATGATAACATTTCAGTTTGTTGGATTGGCAGAAGCTTCTTCTCTTGTAATTCTTGGACAATAGCTATGGAGCCAGAAACACCAGTGGTTTAAGGCTTTTCTAAGGCATAAGGGTCACCCTTTCAATCATTGCCCCAACCTTCCCACATTCCCACTCCCAACTACCCCTAATCCCCACCCCTACTACCTCTAGAGAGTGCCCCTCTAAGTGGCGGATGCAACGTTGCGGTCATCTGAATCCGATATTTTTTACTTGGAGTATAAATTTCTATGTAAAATCCAATAAATTTACAACAAGTAGTAGAAAAGAACCCATAATTGTAAAAATACAATTGGTTCATAAGAACTTTAAAGGTTGGACTCACACAGTTTAAATCCTAAATCCGTCAGCCTCCTCTTTGGTTAGCCCTTCAATCACAAGTTGGAGATATTCACCAACTAGAGATATACTACATGTTATCAATTCGTGCTTTACTCTCATTTTCACTGTCACTATCGTTACACAGTCAATTTAAATGATATTGAAGGTCTATCTATGAGAGAGAATAATGCCCCAGTTGATAATTTGAACTTGGAAAAAGGTTAGAAGAATTAAGATTTGCTTACAAGGTGCTGAAATCCTCTGGCATCAATTTATTTGCCTAAACGAAGTGCGTCTAACACTAAATATAAAGACCATATCAAACATATGAAGATCTAACTAACCCCTTCTCTTTTTAGGAGACTTGAGTGATCATCCTTGAAGCAATGGGTTTAAACTTTGggaagaaaacaaaaatgcaTGTCAAAAGAAAAGAACATCCTTGTGCAACGAACGATGGATGAGGATTTCCTAATAAACCAAACCAATACAATTCATGCACAATGGACTAGACATGTAAATGGTTTGCCAGTAGACTTACTCGACAAGATGTTCCACTGCAACAATTATAGCTCTATCGTCAAAAAGCCTGTTAAAATTTGACTTTCCAATTGTCAATCACTTCAAAATGCCAATGAACGGCTGCTAGCAATTTTCCATTTCTCTTCGTTTTTTATTTGAAGGCTGTTTGAATTAATAGTGTTATAGTTTTCACTGCAAAGTAGGCTGATAAAGAAAATGTTGGCTTTGCTATACAATGGATTTCATTTGCTTAACAATCACATTGACCAGAATGCTCATTCTACCTCTTTAATTTACGATGCTAATACTATCTAGTTCAAAAGAATAACAGATCTATCATGACTATCACTACTTTATTATTGGTTCGTGGTGTTATAACTAACAGAGGAAGACGAGTGAGTAAGAGAGCAATTAAATGACCCTTGGAGACGTAGCAACTGGGCTGGAGTCACAGATGAAGATGAGTAGGAAAACGATGAAGCATCGGTCATTTTTGAGGAGTTGTTTGACGTCTTTTTAGCTTCAGGTCCTGTTGTATGCTCATGGATAATCTCCTTGAGTAATGCCACCACATCTTTCATTGTTGGCCGATCTTCAGCCCGATTACTAGTACACAACAAGGCTATTCCAAGGGCTTGAAGCATTTCCTGAATTTGTGTATCAGGATGTCCTTGTAATCTTGGATCAATTACATCAACTGGATCTTTCTTGCTCTTTAGGTGGTCGCGTACCCATTGTATAACATGTTGGCCATCAGGGAAGGACGGATCAACTGGCTTTTTCCCAGTAATGATTTCTAGCAACACAACTCCGAAGCTAAAAACATCGCTCTTCTCTGTAATCTTTAGCATACAAGCATACTCTGCAAGAGACAACAAATAGAAAAGAGTTTAGTCCATTTCATGCCAGATTTTAATCAACTATTTGATCATGATGTTTTGAGAACATAACAAAAGGCATTGGTTGAGTGATTTTTTTCACATATCACAATCTGACAAGAATGAATGGCCAGAAGGTATGGAAGCAGCAGCAATGTGTCCATGCTTGGCTGTGAAAGTGTGCCCACTAACTTGGTTCTGGTTTTTTTAGACTATGCCCCATCCTAAGTATCTTTAGGGCCATACACggcaaaaaaaagggaaaatagcacTGTAGGCCAAGTATGTCATGACAAACTTAGTTTTGCACATACTTAAAGCTAGCACATGCCTTCACATGCACCTATTATCAAAATAGTGACACAATGCCATCCTTATGGAAGCaacctaaactgaattcttctaCTTCAGCACTGCATTTGCCGTACTTAATATCAGTCTTCTTTCCCTTCCTCGCGTTCACTTCTTACATTAGAATAAACATTCAATTATTCTAATGTTTACCTTGGACTAAGTAATAAATGAAAAATCACGGAATTGCCTTAGATTCACTACGAAACAAGCCAATATTACTGTAGTAATGAATAATAACTAGTCGCTTTTGAAAAGTAATGAACTTGAACTAGGAAGAAGAGAAATATTTACCCGGAGCAAAGTAGCCATAAGATCCAGCAAATTGGGGATTTGCTGAAAATGAACCAGGTTCCTCCTCCATGAGTCTAGCAAGTCCAAAATCAGCTAAACATGGCTCGTAACGATCTCCTAACAGAATATTCTGAGCCTTGACGTCGCGATGGAGGATGGGCGGCACACAGTCGTGGTGCAAGTAAGCTAAGCCCTCTGCCACCCCGAGTGCAATCTTGAATCTAGTTTCCCACTCAATTAACCCTCCACAACTTTCATGTAAAAATGTACCTAATGTACCATTGGGTAAATAGTCGTAGAACAATAGCTTAGTCTTTCTATTAGCTGCCCATCCAAGTAATCTAACAATGTTCCGATGCCGAATGCGTGCCAGCGTGGCAATCTCCGACGAGAATGCCGACATTGAGTGCTTCTCCGATGCTCGGAATCTTTTAACGGCGATCGTTAATCCTGACGGAATATTCACCTTGTACACAACCCCAGACCGACCACGGCCAAGGACGTTAGCAACTGTCAAACATTTTGCCACGTCAGCGATAGATAAGTCGAGTTTTTGGTACACCGTGACCTCCCATGGTGGGCCCAGTTCCACGTCATTGTCGCCGTCTAGATCGTAATTGTGGGCCCTACGGTTCCGTATCTTGCCTCCGAGGATGATGTAGAGAGCTGCCAGAAGGAGAGCACAAGCAGTGCAAAGCAACACTATCATAGCCACCCTCGCCGCTTTGCTACGCCGCACACCGCCACCCCTATCGGCGGAGCACTGGTTGCCGGAGAAACAAAGCTCTGGATTGCCAGCAAGCACACTGAGTGGGAGCTTCGCGAAGAATGAGGTATCAGGCACGTGTCCCGATAAATTGTTATGCGAGACATTGAGAACCACGAGATTTTGTAGGTCTGCGAGAAAATGGAGGTCACCAGAAAGCTGATTATGAGAAATATCTAGTACACCGAGCTTGTCCAACGCCGCGAACTCTGCCGGAATTTCACCCAAAAGCTGATTCCAGCTGAGGTTCAGCGCAATTTCCAGGCCAGGAATTTTACCAACACTCGCCGGAATCTCGCCGGAGAGTTGGTTACTACTCAAGTCAATCAACTGAAGCTTCATGCAGGAACCGAGTTCAGTTGGAATCGGACCAGAAAACCTGTTTTTTCCGAGAACAAGTTTGGTGAGTGAACTCAGTGAGCCGAGACTTGGACTCAAAGTGCCTTCAATTAAATTATCAGAAACATCAATGAATTGGAGGATACCAAGCTGATTCAAATTCACCGGTAAATTGCCAGTAATTGAGTTGGAATGCAAGTCTAGAAAAGTCAGATTCCGGCATCCAGAGATCTCTGGTTGAATGATTCCAGTGAGACGATTGGATCCGAGGTCGAGGAaattcaagttcttcaattttccAATCTGCGGCGGCACTGACCCGGTCAGCTTGTTATCACTTACCCGGAATCGAATCAGCGATGAACAGTTGCCTATCTCAGGTGGAATGGGACCAGAGAGATTATTAGACAATAGGAGTAGCTTGTTCAGCTTCTGAAGATTGAATATACCTTTAGGAATCGGGCCAGTCAACGCATTTTGTGACAAGTCAACAGCCTCGAGATTAAAGCACGAGGAAATTGAAGACGGGATTTCCCCCTCGAGGCGATTTTGCCACAAGAATAGCAAAGTTAAATTCGATAAGTTCCCGAATTCCCATGGTATGGAACCGGTGATCTCATTGTTGTCTAGCTCAATGTGGGTCAGAGCAGTGCAGTTTCCAATTTGTGATGGAATCCGACCCGAAATCTGATTGACACTTAGCTGCAGCTCTTGCAGTGAATTCAATCCCCCAAATGATTCAGGAATGCAGCCGGTTAATGAATTCATCGAAATGTCGATGACTTGTAGTTGTTGACAGTTTCCAAGCTCTGGAGGGATTGTTCCAACAAAATTATTTTGCCATAAAAGAAGgctttgaaggtttttgaggttCCCGAGCCGAGCTGGGATTGAACCAGTGAGTGAATTTTCGTAAAGATAGATGTTTTGGAGCTCGGAGCAATCCCCAAGCTCCGGTGGGATTTGGCCAGAGAGTAAGGAAGTGTAAACGGCAAGTGTTTCGAGTCTTTTTAACAGGCCGAGGGAAGTAGGGAGAAAGCCAGAAATGCTGGTTTCAGCCAAGCCTAGCAT
This DNA window, taken from Nicotiana tabacum cultivar K326 chromosome 4, ASM71507v2, whole genome shotgun sequence, encodes the following:
- the LOC107790543 gene encoding uncharacterized protein LOC107790543: MPVYSWTLLFFFSSLFTILFSSSSALNPQGQALLSWKKSLNGSLDVLSNWDPTDETPCGWFGLTCNFNKEVVGLELKYVDLLGNAPYNFSSLLSLNKLVLSGTNLTGTIPKEIGILQGLKFLDLSDNALTGEIPSEICHLPKLEQLHINSNRLVGSIPEDIGNLTSIMWLIFYDNQLCGGIPSSIGNLKMLEIIRGGGNKNLEGPLPQEIGNCTNLIMLGLAETSISGFLPTSLGLLKRLETLAVYTSLLSGQIPPELGDCSELQNIYLYENSLTGSIPARLGNLKNLQSLLLWQNNFVGTIPPELGNCQQLQVIDISMNSLTGCIPESFGGLNSLQELQLSVNQISGRIPSQIGNCTALTHIELDNNEITGSIPWEFGNLSNLTLLFLWQNRLEGEIPSSISSCFNLEAVDLSQNALTGPIPKGIFNLQKLNKLLLLSNNLSGPIPPEIGNCSSLIRFRVSDNKLTGSVPPQIGKLKNLNFLDLGSNRLTGIIQPEISGCRNLTFLDLHSNSITGNLPVNLNQLGILQFIDVSDNLIEGTLSPSLGSLSSLTKLVLGKNRFSGPIPTELGSCMKLQLIDLSSNQLSGEIPASVGKIPGLEIALNLSWNQLLGEIPAEFAALDKLGVLDISHNQLSGDLHFLADLQNLVVLNVSHNNLSGHVPDTSFFAKLPLSVLAGNPELCFSGNQCSADRGGGVRRSKAARVAMIVLLCTACALLLAALYIILGGKIRNRRAHNYDLDGDNDVELGPPWEVTVYQKLDLSIADVAKCLTVANVLGRGRSGVVYKVNIPSGLTIAVKRFRASEKHSMSAFSSEIATLARIRHRNIVRLLGWAANRKTKLLFYDYLPNGTLGTFLHESCGGLIEWETRFKIALGVAEGLAYLHHDCVPPILHRDVKAQNILLGDRYEPCLADFGLARLMEEEPGSFSANPQFAGSYGYFAPEYACMLKITEKSDVFSFGVVLLEIITGKKPVDPSFPDGQHVIQWVRDHLKSKKDPVDVIDPRLQGHPDTQIQEMLQALGIALLCTSNRAEDRPTMKDVVALLKEIIHEHTTGPEAKKTSNNSSKMTDASSFSYSSSSVTPAQLLRLQGSFNCSLTHSSSSVSYNTTNQ